The proteins below come from a single Felis catus isolate Fca126 chromosome A1, F.catus_Fca126_mat1.0, whole genome shotgun sequence genomic window:
- the LOC123385901 gene encoding uncharacterized protein LOC123385901, translating to MGEPLGQHLWMAGRSSQKSCEPEPSVSASQSLLEAAGPDPLSQHPQASRSRSSEPLSSLDLSHGSPVALEYLPFFRTYGTLLAVGELVPQPEACRDQEGDQTVRDPAFHEDSEPPSGFFPFYRSKEECFPRLGLPGRSCWGSQDPCTRKEALAGCVCRMTVSCACSAASASPDHLPGSSRSPPCCPILLVPEGHCHDSGLTAPSSSDAAFRDHALGASGFVPYYRTLEEELHASPGPPVSPLGSQEPTGMLPRPGAATL from the exons ATGGGAGAGCCTCTGGGCCAACACCTCTGGATGGCAGGAAGG TCATCCCAGAAGAGCTGTGAGCCTGAGCCCAGCGTCTCGGCTTCCCAGAGCCTCCTAGAGGCGGCCGGCCCAGACCCCCTGTCCCAGCACCCACAGGCCAGCCGTTCAAGGAGCAGTGAGCCCCTCAGCAGCCTTGACCTCTCCCATGGGTCTCCGGTGGCCTTAGAGTACCTGCCCTTCTTTCGCACCTATGGGACTCTCCTGGCTGTGGGGGAGCTGGTCCCACAGCCTGAGGCTTGCAGGGACCAAGAAGGAGACCAGACTGTCAGAGATCCAGCATTCCATGAGGACTCAGAACCGCCCAGCGGCTTCTTCCCTTTCTACCGCTCCAAGGAGGAGTGTTTTCCCAGGCTGGGCCTTCCTGGCAGGTCATGCTGGGGCTCCCAAGACCCATGCACCAGGAAGGAGGCGCTGGCTGGCTGCGTCTGCAGGATGACCGTCAGCTGCGCGTGCTCT GCTGCCTCGGCAAGCCCAGACCACCTCCCTGGGTCCTCTCGCTCGCCACCCTGCTGCCCCATCCTGCTGGTCCCAGAGGGGCACTGCCATGACAGCGGCCTGACTGCCCCTTCCTCCAGTGATGCTGCCTTCAGGGACCATGCCCTTGGTGCCTCGGGATTCGTGCCTTACTACAGAACCCTCGAGGAGGAGCTGCACGCCAGCCCTGGGCCTCCAGTCTCTCCGCTGGGGAGCCAGGAGCCCACAGGGATGCTGCCCAGGCCTGGTGCAGCGACTTTGTGA